The following are encoded together in the Nocardioides okcheonensis genome:
- the asnB gene encoding asparagine synthase (glutamine-hydrolyzing), with the protein MSGLAGVRTFSGAAPAAETLSIMSRTLQHRGPDESSVWVGPDVGLAHARLAVLDTEHSHQPMHSPDGRWVVALDGAITNHASLRTQLDHPFRTRGDTEVVVAGLALEGISFVERLHGQFAIAAHDLRTGVTHLVRDRLGVLPLYYRHVPGGIAFASEVKALLAIGPAVEVDLRSLDAYLGSRTVPAPDTLFQGVKKVLPGHRAAITPRGHLEQTCWWTPPESDPEGIWTAGDAIEAVGDGVREAVRAALVSDVPVGVHLGGGVGSALVAAEVQQLRRDAPLPSFAVGLDVHPPDRLAWTRRTAELMGTEHHEVRLRAADFEDLWHRLTWHREAPISDPCDVAQFGLAQDAGRSVRVVLSGEGGDELFGGLPHRRLSRLAAHASLLPGKVRASVERHLGAPFAAVERQRLLGSAPPAERRAVPTPGADPYDRQVRDDVRHLLPDHLLERGDRLWTSGSLAWRPPLLDHRLVELAFRLPTSVRVRSGSTRWLLEEAARPLVPEEVIDRPRTDAPRVPLDTWFRNGLHDTAREWLGSPGSWVAHTLDPAAVRALVESPARGAQEDLQLWTLLSLEMWHHAFFGAAPVVPRPRATVVDTAPSGRP; encoded by the coding sequence ATGAGCGGGCTCGCCGGCGTACGCACCTTCTCGGGAGCCGCCCCCGCCGCCGAGACCCTGTCCATCATGTCGCGCACGCTCCAGCACCGCGGGCCCGACGAGTCGTCGGTGTGGGTGGGGCCGGACGTGGGCCTCGCCCACGCCCGCCTCGCCGTCCTCGACACGGAGCACTCGCACCAGCCGATGCACTCACCCGACGGGCGGTGGGTGGTCGCGCTCGACGGTGCCATCACCAACCACGCCAGCCTGCGCACCCAGCTCGACCACCCGTTCCGCACCCGGGGCGACACCGAGGTCGTGGTGGCGGGGCTGGCGCTCGAGGGGATCAGCTTCGTCGAGCGGCTGCACGGCCAGTTCGCGATCGCGGCCCACGACCTGCGCACCGGGGTGACCCACCTGGTCCGCGACCGGCTCGGCGTGCTGCCGCTCTACTACCGCCACGTCCCGGGCGGGATCGCGTTCGCGTCGGAGGTCAAGGCGCTGCTGGCGATCGGTCCGGCCGTGGAGGTCGACCTGCGCAGCCTCGACGCGTACCTCGGCAGCCGCACGGTGCCGGCCCCCGACACCCTCTTCCAGGGCGTGAAGAAGGTCCTGCCCGGGCACCGGGCCGCGATCACGCCGCGCGGCCACCTCGAGCAGACCTGCTGGTGGACGCCGCCCGAGAGCGACCCCGAGGGCATCTGGACCGCGGGCGACGCCATCGAGGCCGTCGGCGACGGGGTCCGCGAGGCGGTCCGGGCAGCGCTCGTGTCCGACGTGCCCGTCGGCGTGCACCTCGGCGGGGGTGTCGGGAGCGCCCTCGTCGCGGCGGAGGTCCAGCAGCTGCGCCGCGACGCACCGCTCCCCTCGTTCGCCGTCGGCCTCGACGTGCACCCGCCCGACCGGCTCGCCTGGACGCGCCGCACCGCCGAGCTGATGGGCACCGAGCACCACGAGGTCCGGCTGCGGGCCGCCGACTTCGAGGACCTCTGGCACCGCCTCACCTGGCACCGGGAGGCGCCGATCTCCGACCCGTGCGACGTCGCCCAGTTCGGGCTGGCGCAGGACGCCGGCCGGTCGGTGCGGGTGGTGCTGTCGGGCGAGGGCGGCGACGAGCTGTTCGGCGGGCTGCCGCACCGGCGGCTGAGCCGGCTCGCGGCCCACGCGTCGCTGCTGCCCGGCAAGGTCCGGGCCAGCGTCGAGCGCCACCTCGGCGCGCCGTTCGCGGCCGTCGAGCGCCAACGGCTGCTCGGCAGCGCTCCCCCGGCGGAGCGGCGGGCGGTGCCCACCCCGGGCGCCGACCCCTACGACCGGCAGGTGCGCGACGACGTACGCCACCTCCTGCCCGACCACCTGCTCGAGCGGGGCGACCGGCTGTGGACCTCGGGGTCGCTCGCCTGGCGACCGCCGCTGCTCGACCACCGGCTGGTCGAGCTCGCCTTCCGGCTCCCGACCTCGGTCCGGGTGCGGTCCGGGTCGACCCGGTGGCTGCTGGAGGAGGCGGCTCGCCCGCTCGTGCCGGAGGAGGTCATCGACCGGCCGCGTACCGACGCGCCGCGCGTGCCGCTCGACACCTGGTTCCGCAACGGCCTGCACGACACCGCCCGGGAGTGGCTCGGCTCCCCCGGGTCCTGGGTCGCCCACACGCTCGACCCGGCCGCGGTGCGGGCGCTGGTGGAGTCACCCGCCCGGGGCGCCCAGGAGGACCTGCAGCTCTGGACGCTGCTCAGCCTCGAGATGTGGCACCACGCGTTCTTCGGCGCCGCCCCCGTGGTCCCGCGCCCGCGCGCCACCGTCGTCGACACCGCGCCGAGCGGCCGCCCCTGA